The uncultured Bacteroides sp. genome includes the window CTATACTCATAAGAGGAATATTCATCATCCACAAAAATACCGTCCAAATGATATGCATCGCACATCGCTTTCACTTCCTTAGCAAAGTCCTTCGCCGTCTCATCGGACAGATTCGCAACACCGGAACGGTCATGATTACCCATTATTCCGAGAATAATTTTTATACCCCTATCCTGCAAAGGTTTCAGGTAATGATCGCGATGGTCGAGAATGGCCTGCACATTTTCATTATTGAATACATACACACGTCCCGTCTCCGGATCATAATTAATGTTGGCGGAGAAAAGGATTAAAGCATCAAACAGCGGTTTGCCATTACTCTTGAGCGTGAAACTCAAATTACCCAACGGATTGGCATCGTTTACCTCCATACAACTGAACACCTTTACACCAGGCTGTCCATCAACGTACTTCGTACAATCGGGTATTCCTGTCAGGTCTTTCACAAAGATCAGACGGGTCTGATCTTGTTCCGCCAGCTTGAAGTCACCGGAAGTGACCTTCATACGCAAAGGAATAACATAATCCTTATCGGAAGAAAGACTACCATCCGAAACAAAAGAGATTTTCATTCCGGGCGACTGAGCAATCCCTACAGGCAGGTTAATAGTTCCGTCGTTTTCCAAAGTCACTTCACTTTGGGGAAAAGCTTCATACGCCGTACCATTTTCGGCATTATAGTCCTTAAGTACGGTCTCGTCGTAAGATACGGCTACCGTAGCCGCAGCCCCCAACTTGGCTGTTGTTCTCAGGTAAAAAGAAATATCGCCGGTGCTCCGAAAGTCCACGTTCGAGAACATGCGCTTCCCGAAACTATCGCTTATGTATCCCATCACACTTCCGTCACCCGTTTCATATCTGCTTTCATCTACCTTTCCGACCACAATATCATCGGAACAAGAGGCAAACAAACTGCCTGACAACACGAATGCTGCAATCCAATATTTCAAATTCATATCATTAAAGTATTTCATAATTTATCCTTCTTGTGATTAATAAGGTTATCTGTTATTGGGGCAATGAAACCGTATCCCATCTCATATCCGCGTTTGCCACCACTGTATTCGCGTTTCCGGTATGGTCTGCTACAACCTTCCCACTACCTTCATCAAATCTCCAGTATGCGACCAGTCCTTCACTATCAGGTGCCACCACATAATAGTGATCTTTCGCTTTAATTTCATCAACCGTAAGCACACGGTTCCAGACGCGGACCTCACAAATATCCCCTTCCAACCAACGGGTATCATCATAAGACTTTCCGATATAGAAACTACTGGAAGCCCAATTTACTGAACTACGATAACTGGTATACTGTGTGGAACCTTTCCTCACCCCGTTCAAGTAAAACTCAACGGCTCCATCGGTAGAACTATATGTTGCTGCTATATGCACCCATTCGTTGATCGGTATCTGCCAAGATGCATCCGTCACATTTCCATTGGAAGTAGCCAGCTGAAGCTGGTTGTCGGATACTCCGGCATCACCCACACGGAACAGGAAGTTACCTTCAATTCCCATCACCGTACTGATGAGCTTTCCAAACTGATCTATCCGGACCAACGCTTCAATAGTCAATTGACTCAAGTTATTTAGAGTAGAGGATCCGGGGTTTTGCAAAGCCAGATAGTTGTTGGTGACGTTAGCAACCGTATTAATCAACGCCGCACCTTTAATCACAAAATAGGAAGTACGGGTACTTTTCAAGAAGTCGATATTCGAATCGCCCACCGTAACCGGCAAAACATAAACCAAATCACGATCAAGTTCGGATAAGTTTTTAAAGTGAACCACCACATCATTACCTTCCATTGCACCTGCTTCAATCACGGAAACATCATCGGATATTTCATAATTCTCACTCGGAACAATGATGGCTTGTTCACCATAAATCATATTATATTCATCCACCAAAGAAGAATCGGCCTTATAAGTCACTCTCACATCAGTAACTTCAGGCTTGGCTATCTGCGTCTTAATAACAGCATCTTCTACATCATTAGTCCCTTTAAGCAGAATCGTACCTACCTTGGATGAACTTGTAAAAGCCTTATTATCGTAGTTTTTCATATCATCACTGCACGATGAACATACGACCGATATGCCGAATGTCAAAAGTAACAAAATAGATAAATTGTTTATTATATGTTTCATAATAGCAGTTCCTCTTTTATTTAATAGGTTGATTAACACTTGAGATCAGTTGTCTCGTATAGTAATAACTCTGTGCCAACGTGTAATAATCTGTGGAAACATTGTAAATACCGACAGCTTCCAGTTCAATGCCATCATGAACCGCTGAGGCCCACTCAGCCAGTCCGGCCATTGCCAATGAACCATCAGATAAATAACCGATTTGTTTATTCGGATCGTTTAAATCAGTGGACATCACCGTCAGTCCGAAACGGTCTTGCGGAATGTCATCCCTGTCGGCCAACAAGAGGAGGTAAGTGAACTCATCCTCACTCGTCGCAGTCTTTCCCGAAACCAGAATAGACATACAGTCATCCAGTAAAGAAGGGTCTATCAAATTCTGGGGATTCCCTTCATAGGTTATCAACATATCCGGATTGCGTTTGTGCCAGTCTTTCATGATGTTGATAAAAGCCGTTTCATTCTCGGTATATTCCTTCAGTTCGTCGGGAAGCATATGCAGTCTTGATTTACCGGCATAGCCGATACAGATTCCGTCGTAATGATATTTAGTTGCAAGCGATAGAGCATATTGCAAAGAGTCTGTCAAGTAGTCAAGGAATTCTTCCGCTACCGGTTCTTCCTCGGTGGTAAGTTCCAGCTTGCTATTATAAGCCGCTTTTATTGATTCAAAATCAATGGTATAAATCACTTTCATAGCTTTCTCACTACGCACTTGCCCCATTTCGTTAAGTTCCCAATCAGCAAGATTGTCCGGATACATGAGACTTACCACATCAATACTATCCGGAAGATCGGTCAAATGGTGGGCACAACTAAACGGTACTTTCTGAGTGTTGTCGAACCATGTATACACCTTTTTATGATCGGATTCTTTGTATTTGCGCAAATTTTGCAAATACTTGGCATAAAGTTCCGGATTCTGCTTCGTGATATTCGCCTGGTCAAGACTAATGGCCTCCGTATCCGTCCAGTCAGAACAAGCGGACAATGCCAATACAGAGAAAGAGCCTATAATGAGTCCTCTTAAGGAATTCTTATCTATTTTCATAATACACTGTTTTTCAATTGTTACTTACGTACCCACCATACATCAGTACCCATATTATCCGGTCCGTCCAGATAATGTTCTACTGCATACTGT containing:
- a CDS encoding DUF1735 domain-containing protein, which encodes MKYFNDMNLKYWIAAFVLSGSLFASCSDDIVVGKVDESRYETGDGSVMGYISDSFGKRMFSNVDFRSTGDISFYLRTTAKLGAAATVAVSYDETVLKDYNAENGTAYEAFPQSEVTLENDGTINLPVGIAQSPGMKISFVSDGSLSSDKDYVIPLRMKVTSGDFKLAEQDQTRLIFVKDLTGIPDCTKYVDGQPGVKVFSCMEVNDANPLGNLSFTLKSNGKPLFDALILFSANINYDPETGRVYVFNNENVQAILDHRDHYLKPLQDRGIKIILGIMGNHDRSGVANLSDETAKDFAKEVKAMCDAYHLDGIFVDDEYSSYEYSNITPGFVYPGKDPAARLCYEVKKAQPDRWIVVYAYSTTSSLPSVDGVQSGEFVDYALEDYGVASDLTSSFPGMPKSNMGQYSQEFYQGRTATEANLRKMRDNGYLSHMIFSLDPNRANFESVQLPAMQRVASAFYDDELVFDGVKYPKDWN
- a CDS encoding glycoside hydrolase family 18, with the protein product MKIDKNSLRGLIIGSFSVLALSACSDWTDTEAISLDQANITKQNPELYAKYLQNLRKYKESDHKKVYTWFDNTQKVPFSCAHHLTDLPDSIDVVSLMYPDNLADWELNEMGQVRSEKAMKVIYTIDFESIKAAYNSKLELTTEEEPVAEEFLDYLTDSLQYALSLATKYHYDGICIGYAGKSRLHMLPDELKEYTENETAFINIMKDWHKRNPDMLITYEGNPQNLIDPSLLDDCMSILVSGKTATSEDEFTYLLLLADRDDIPQDRFGLTVMSTDLNDPNKQIGYLSDGSLAMAGLAEWASAVHDGIELEAVGIYNVSTDYYTLAQSYYYTRQLISSVNQPIK
- a CDS encoding DUF1735 and LamG domain-containing protein gives rise to the protein MKHIINNLSILLLLTFGISVVCSSCSDDMKNYDNKAFTSSSKVGTILLKGTNDVEDAVIKTQIAKPEVTDVRVTYKADSSLVDEYNMIYGEQAIIVPSENYEISDDVSVIEAGAMEGNDVVVHFKNLSELDRDLVYVLPVTVGDSNIDFLKSTRTSYFVIKGAALINTVANVTNNYLALQNPGSSTLNNLSQLTIEALVRIDQFGKLISTVMGIEGNFLFRVGDAGVSDNQLQLATSNGNVTDASWQIPINEWVHIAATYSSTDGAVEFYLNGVRKGSTQYTSYRSSVNWASSSFYIGKSYDDTRWLEGDICEVRVWNRVLTVDEIKAKDHYYVVAPDSEGLVAYWRFDEGSGKVVADHTGNANTVVANADMRWDTVSLPQ